The nucleotide sequence ATCTTGCGGATATTGCACTTGAAATGCCCGTGATAGACCGCGTCGAAGCGCAAGAGCGTCACGAAGAGGCGCCAATCGCTTTCGACCGGCTTGGGGCCGAAGAGATACCGGCTGGTCGCGAGCCGCGCTTCGAGCTGGTCGAGCGATTCGAATAGCCGAAACGCCGCGGCTTCGTATGCGTGCTGCCGAGTGGCGAACCCGGCGCGATAGACGCCGTCGTTGATCCGTTCGAAAATCCACCCGTTGAGCTCATCGATCTCGGCGCGAAGCGGCGCGGGATAGAAATCGACGTGGTCGCCTGCGAACGCCTCGAATTCCGTCTCGAACATGCGCATGATGTCGTCGTCCGAATTGCTGACGATCTGGTGCTCCTGCTTATCCCACAACACCGGCACCGTGACGCGCTTCCTGTACGACGGATCGGTCGCGAGATACGCTTCGCTCAGATACTGGAACCCGTTGACCGGGTCCGGTTCGAAAGTGAAGCGCCAGCCGAGGTCGTCGCGCAAGGGATCGACGATCGTCATCGGTATCGTCTTCTCGAGCTTCTTCAGCTTGCGGATGATGATGGTACGGTGCGCCCACGGACACGCCAGCGACACGTACAGATGATAGCGGTCCGCGGCAGCGTGGACCGGGAACGCCGGATCGGCGTGGACCCAACCGCGAAATGAGTCGCCCTGGCGGACGAAACAGCCCTTTTCGTC is from Candidatus Eremiobacteraceae bacterium and encodes:
- a CDS encoding glutathione S-transferase family protein encodes the protein MIVQGQFPGEIDEKGCFVRQGDSFRGWVHADPAFPVHAAADRYHLYVSLACPWAHRTIIIRKLKKLEKTIPMTIVDPLRDDLGWRFTFEPDPVNGFQYLSEAYLATDPSYRKRVTVPVLWDKQEHQIVSNSDDDIMRMFETEFEAFAGDHVDFYPAPLRAEIDELNGWIFERINDGVYRAGFATRQHAYEAAAFRLFESLDQLEARLATSRYLFGPKPVESDWRLFVTLLRFDAVYHGHFKCNIRKIAEYPNLFGYLRDLYQIDDVASTVNFDHIKRHYYITHDDINPTRIVPIGPAQDLAAPHRRERIGQPGV